In Candidatus Desulfofervidus auxilii, the genomic window CAATAAAGGGTAATTTACTTAAAGTACAGTTAAGTAATTTAGCCCCTATTATTGCAAGTGAAGCTCCTCCAAGAGCTGCCCAAAAATTTGTCATTAAAGCCCATTTAAGGGGGTTGTAAAAGATCCATCTTGATGGTTTATCAGCTATAAGGAGGTCTTCTAATCTAAAAATCACTCGTCGGATTAACCAATATGGAGTGGAAGCTCCAGCAGTAACAGCAACTTTTTTAAACTTTTTTATTTCACTTGCTACAAGTTCTTCTTCAGTTTCGATATGATAAGTTTTTACTCCTTCTTCTTGAGCAATCTGTGCCAACCGGCGTGTATTACCACTCATTTTTCCTCCTACTATAATAAATGCCTCTACATTTTTTGCAATTTTTCTCACCTCTTCTTGCCTTTCATGGGTAGAATTGCATACAGTATTAAATACCTTTACTTCAGGATAACGTCTTTTTAATAAATTAGCTAATTTTTTAAATAACACTTCATTTTGTGTTGTTTGAGCAACCACAATTATTTTTTTAAATGATAATGGTAATTTTTTTACCTCTTCTTCATTATTTATTACTAAGGCTTGCCCCTGAACATATCCACAAAGCCCTTTTACTTCAGGATGTTTTTTTTCTCCAACAATAATAACTTGATAACCTTTTTGGGAGTAACGTTTTACTAATTGTTGTACCATTAATACACGAGGACAAGTAGCGTCAACAACAAAAACATTGCGTTCAATTAATTGCTTTTTGATATCTGGTGGAACTCCATGTGCTCTTATTACTACTACACTTCCAGGCACTGCTTCTTGCGGCGAAGAAATTATTTTTACTCCTTGTTTTTCCAATAATTCTAATACTTGAGGATTATGAATAATGGGGCCAAGAGTAAATATTTTTTGTTTTTTAAATTGTCTAGCTGTTTTAAATACAAGTTCTACAGCCCTTTTTACTCCCATACAGAAACCTGCCTTTTTTGCTAAAATAATTGTCACGATTGACAACCTCTTAAAAAAGATAATAATATTAAATTTGGAAGCGGCTGGGGACTGGTGTCCCCCCTGGACTTCAAATCCAGTGACCGGCACGAAAAGGTGTCGGTGGTGGGTTCGATTCCCATGCGCTTCCGCCAAATTTAGTTAATTAATTTTTTCTTACATTGTTTGTTTTGTCCATAGGTCAAAATAAAAAAGGCCACCTTTAAAGGTGGCCTTTTACTTAAGTTTTTATTATTAACTTTATGCTTTCTTTTCTAATGCTGTTTTCAAATGTTCATATGCTTTTTCTGCTTCTTTAATAGCAGTTTCGTCTTCTAGAGTGGTAATATCACCTAGCTTTTGTCCAGTAATAACTGCCTTAAGTAATCTTCTCATAATTTTTCCACTTCTTGTCTTAGGCACCATATCCACAAAAAGGATAGTTGCATCTGAAGCTACAATTGGCCCAATAGTTTTTCTTAAGTGGATTTTTAATTCTGATTCAAGGTCTGGACTAGCTACAAATCCCTGTTTCAGCACAGTAAAGATAAAGGGTGTTTCACCTTTAATTTCATGAGGTCGTCCAATGCAAGCTGCTTCAGCTACTGCTGGATGCATAATCATAGCTGATTCCACTTCAGCAGTACCAACACGATGACCAGCAACATTGAGCACATCATCTGCCCTACCTAAGACCCATAAATATCCATCTTGATCTTTAACAGCAAAGTCTCCTGTATAATAATACCATTTATTTTCTTCTTTTTTAGAAAATCTTGCCCAATAAATATCAATATATCTTTGAGGATCTTGATATAATGTCATGAACATACCAGGCCAAGGTGTAGTTATAACAAAATAGCCCCTTTCTCCTGGCTTACAAGGATTTCCATTTTCATCTAAAACTTCCATTTTTACTCCAGGAAATGGATAACCATTTGTACCAGGTTTAAGTGGAAAGATTTTTCCTAAACCTGGGAAATGTCCAGTCAACATATGACCTGTTTCTGTCATCCACCATGTGCTTGAAGCAACAATATCTTCTTTTCCTATATTTTTATAATACCAACGAAATGCCTCTGGATTAATTGGTTCTCCCACTGAATGGAAAATTCTTATAGTAGATAAGTCATGTTTTTTTACATAATCCAATGGAAATTTCATTAACATCCTTATGGCTGTAGGAGAAGTATAAAATACAGTTACACCATATCTTTCTATCATATGCCACCATCTATCTGGCCAAGGATAAACAGGTGCACCTTCGTATACAATAGTAGTGGTTCCTGTCATAAGAGGACCATAAACAATATATGAATGACCTGTTACCCATCCAATATCTGCTGCACACCAATAAACATCATCTTCTTTTATGTCAAATATAAGTTTCATAGTAGCATAAAGACCTACTGCATATCCTGCAATACTATGCTGAGCACCTTTTGGCTTTCCAGTGGTACCTGATGTATAAAGAATATAAGACATGTCTTCTGAGCCAAGTGGCACTGGATCAACTTTTACATTTTCAGAAATATATCTAATAAATTCATGATGCCAAATATCTCTTTTCTTATTCCAAGGTATAGCTGGTCTATCTGTCCTTTTTACAACAATAACATGTTTTATTTTATGCCCATTCTCTTCACAGATATCTATAGCCTCATCTACAATTTCTTTAAGTGGAATTATTTTTCCGTTTCTATAAAGAGCATCTGCTGTTATTATTATACGAGAACCTGCAGCCATCGCCCTTTCTGCTAATGCCAATGCACTAAATCCACTATAAACAATACTATGAGCAGCACCTAACCTTTGCACAGCTAACATATAAAGTGGAAGTTCTGGAATCATGGGCATATAGAAAGTCAAAATTTCCCCTTTTTTTACACCTAATTTTTCTCTTAAAGCATAAGCAATGCGGTTTGAACGGCGGTAAAGATCATAATAAGTAAACTTTCTTAAATCCTTAGGTCTCCTTGTCATTTCATCATAAGGCTCACCTTCCCAAATTAATGCTAATTTATTTTTTCTACCCTGTTCAATCTGCCAATCTAAACAAAGATATGCCAGATTTGTTTCTGCTCCTACAAACCATCTATAAAATGGAGGATTACTGTCATCAAGCACTTTATCCCATTTCTTAAACCAAGAAAGCTTATTTGCCCATTCTTCCCACCATTTTTCTATAGATTCTTTATCTTTTACTGTACTCTCATAAAACTTTTGATATTCATTAATATCCCACACTTTATCCTTCCAAGAGGGAGGAACAACATAGTGCCCAAACTCTTCATAAATCTTTTCTACTGCCATTTGGTTACCTCCTAAAACAGGATTTTAACTATAGTATCTAGCAGTAAAAAACTGTGCAATATATAATTTTATGAACAACT contains:
- the acs gene encoding acetate--CoA ligase produces the protein MAVEKIYEEFGHYVVPPSWKDKVWDINEYQKFYESTVKDKESIEKWWEEWANKLSWFKKWDKVLDDSNPPFYRWFVGAETNLAYLCLDWQIEQGRKNKLALIWEGEPYDEMTRRPKDLRKFTYYDLYRRSNRIAYALREKLGVKKGEILTFYMPMIPELPLYMLAVQRLGAAHSIVYSGFSALALAERAMAAGSRIIITADALYRNGKIIPLKEIVDEAIDICEENGHKIKHVIVVKRTDRPAIPWNKKRDIWHHEFIRYISENVKVDPVPLGSEDMSYILYTSGTTGKPKGAQHSIAGYAVGLYATMKLIFDIKEDDVYWCAADIGWVTGHSYIVYGPLMTGTTTIVYEGAPVYPWPDRWWHMIERYGVTVFYTSPTAIRMLMKFPLDYVKKHDLSTIRIFHSVGEPINPEAFRWYYKNIGKEDIVASSTWWMTETGHMLTGHFPGLGKIFPLKPGTNGYPFPGVKMEVLDENGNPCKPGERGYFVITTPWPGMFMTLYQDPQRYIDIYWARFSKKEENKWYYYTGDFAVKDQDGYLWVLGRADDVLNVAGHRVGTAEVESAMIMHPAVAEAACIGRPHEIKGETPFIFTVLKQGFVASPDLESELKIHLRKTIGPIVASDATILFVDMVPKTRSGKIMRRLLKAVITGQKLGDITTLEDETAIKEAEKAYEHLKTALEKKA
- the ispH gene encoding 4-hydroxy-3-methylbut-2-enyl diphosphate reductase codes for the protein MTIILAKKAGFCMGVKRAVELVFKTARQFKKQKIFTLGPIIHNPQVLELLEKQGVKIISSPQEAVPGSVVVIRAHGVPPDIKKQLIERNVFVVDATCPRVLMVQQLVKRYSQKGYQVIIVGEKKHPEVKGLCGYVQGQALVINNEEEVKKLPLSFKKIIVVAQTTQNEVLFKKLANLLKRRYPEVKVFNTVCNSTHERQEEVRKIAKNVEAFIIVGGKMSGNTRRLAQIAQEEGVKTYHIETEEELVASEIKKFKKVAVTAGASTPYWLIRRVIFRLEDLLIADKPSRWIFYNPLKWALMTNFWAALGGASLAIIGAKLLNCTLSKLPFIAFAYLWAMHLLNHLTDLEATKLTDPTRGHFFEKYYILFWIIGLGCIIFSLYLTWPILPAFFILLFLTFAGIIYNIKIPVLKLKLKNLPGSKTILVPFAWGFISAFFPFFLKPSSPPLKAFLVFAYLSILAFIRTCCFDLLDIQGDQMVGRETLPIVLGEKKSFKLLYILVIGAIFLTVILTYLNTFPKEAYFYSLVLMGFLLYLWQMEKKYLRPGVISEALIDGQFILMALF